The genome window GGTCTTCACCGCGATGGATCCAGCCAACGAACGAATCGCGGATTTCCAAATCATATCCGAGGTAAACCACGGCGACAAACATGTAGTGGCTCTTTCCTTGAAAACGCGAGCGGTAGCGCAAATCGATCCATTTCACCTCGTAGCCAAATGGTCTTTCGGTTGTCTCGACATGAACATGGTGAGTAAACGAGAGAAACGACTGCACCTTGCGACTCTTTTTCGCCGCTTCGATCACCTCTGTTTCAGGTTTGATCGAAAACGTGTCGAGAATGATCACATCACCGGAATGGATTTCCCCCACGTACCAATGATGCTCCGTTTTGGCTACGAAAGTCCAATGTGTCCACGAAATCGTGGGAATGATCGTGTAGACGCCCGCTTTTCCAATGCGCTGACGAACCAGCTCAGTGGTGCGCTTTTGTGCTTGGATGCGCCAGTAGTAATAGAACGCGATGATCACGTAAATCCACAAAAACAATCGGCCCGGCTCAAGCCCTGCAGCCCAAAGCATGAAGCCTACGAGATGAGCGGCGAATATGAACGGGTCAAAAATAAAAATGGCGTTGAGAGCGACCCATTTGTCTCGAAACGGATACAGCCCTTTGGTTCCATAGGAATTGAACAAGTCGACAAATACGTGCAGACAGACCGCCAGAAAGATCCAACCCAATAAGTGGAGCCACGAGGTTTGTGGCATAATGGCCTGAATGAGGGCAAACAGCGCACCTGTCCAGAGAAACAGCGCAGGAACAGAGTGTGATACGCCCCTGTGGTTGCGAACGTAAGCCGCGGTACCCCGCAGTCGGATCAGGCCATCCAGATCAGGTGCTTGCGATCCGATGACAGTTCCGAGCATGACGGCTTCCGCGAGTCCCGGAGTAGTTGCTACGACAGGATCGAGATAGGCGAGACCGGCCAATCCGAAGCCCATGGCAAAGTGTGTGGCAGTATCCATGGAATCGTCGTACTCCTCCTTTCCTCCTTGGCTGTATTGATTATTGTTTATTATAGCGCGCGTAGCAGGAGATTTCCCGCCCCATTTGAAAAAAATTGTGATCTTGTTCCGGTTTCCTCAAAAAAGTATGATGATAAAGGGTTGACCTCAAAAGGGGGACGTCATGGTGCTCACCGTATTCATGGAATATAAGCTGGATTCTGCCAAGCGGGCAAACGCTCTTTCGCTCCTTGCAGACATGTCCGATAAACTTGCGGCGATGGGTGCGACTGGGTACCGCTGCATGGAAGGTCTGGACCAGCCAGGGCTTTTTGTAGAAGCGTTTGAGGTCCAGGCAGTGGAACAGTACGAGAGAATCAAGGCTTGGCGACAGGCGGATGAAGCCTTTTGCGATTGTGTAGCGGGCGGAGCTGCCAAGCTGCACGTATGGGCGTTTCGTCCCGCTGAGCTATAACGAAAAGGAGCAAGAAAACGACAGATGGCAGCAAAAAAAGTGAAAGAATTACCCTATACATTACCGGAAGAATTTCACGTCTTCGGCTTCTCCTCCGATTTGCTGGCCTGGTACGATTCGCAAAAGCGGGATTTGCCGTGGAGAATCAACCGCGATCCGTACCGAGTCTGGGTCTCTGAAATCATGCTGCAGCAGACGCGTGTGGAGACCGTCAAACCTTATTATGCGAATTTCATGGAGAAATTTCCGACCCTAGGCGCATTGGCAGAAGCTCCCGAAGATGAAGTGCTCAAAGCGTGGGAAGGCCTCGGTTACTACTCGCGTGCGCGCAACCTGCAAGCGGCAGCTCGTGAGGTGCAGGCGCGCTACGGGGGAATCGTCCCGGACACGCCCGAGGAAATTGCAACGCTAAAAGGGGTGGGCCCTTACACGGCTGGAGCGATTCTGAGCATTGCCTACGAAAAGCCTGAGCCGGCAGTGGATGGCAACGTCATGCGCGTCTTTTCGCGCTTGCTCTATCTGACCGACGATATCGCCAAGCCGGCCACCCGCATCAAGATCGAGCATCTCGTCCGCCAGGTGATTCCTGCGGGAAGAGCGGGTGACTTCAATCAAGCCCTCATGGAGCTGGGAGCGATGGTCTGTGTACCGCGTTCACCGCAGTGCTTGACCTGTCCGGTATTCGACTACTGCATCTCCCGTCAGGAAGGCGTGCAGGAGGATCTGCCGATCAAAGGGAAGGCCAAGCCTCCGCGCCCTGTACATCTGCAGGTGGCCGTCATCATGCGTGAAGGACAGGTGCTGATCAACAAACGTCCGGAAACAGGTCTGCTGGCGGGCATGTGGGAGTTCCCGATGGTGGAAACAGATGTCAGCAGTCCTTCCGCCAAACAGGATATTCTGGCGAATGGCTTGTACGATCGTTTTGCCGTCGAGATTGAAGTGCTGGAGCCTCTGGGGGAGGTACAGCATACGTTTTCTCATTTGCATTGGAGCATGCAGGTATGGTCTTGTGACTGGATCGCAGGAAATGATCTTCCTCCCAACGCAAAATTTGTTTCCGTGGACGAGCTTGACACCTATACCTTTCCCATGGCTCATCACAAAATTCGTGAAATCATGCAGCAAAAAAGCGACCTCTCCTGATGGTCGCTTTTTTTTATGATGGATCGGTTTGGATTACTGAATGGACGATTACCGAATACAGTATTCCGGAAACTGCGCTGCGATTTGGTGCTTTTTTTCTTCCCACAAAGCAATGGCTTGCTCTTGTTGATACTTTGCCTCTTGCTGCTCAGGGGTTAATTTCCGTTTTTCGATTGTGATGGAGAAAAAGATCATTGGAATATACATGCTATATCCCTCCCATCTGTATGGAATTGGTCAGTCAGCCGCCGTCTATCGATTTGACTCCTGTAAATCTCATCATCTGACGCTTTCTTCTGTTATTCATAAATTCATCCCTCCAAGTGTTTTTTAAAATAGGCATTAGATGCGGCTCAACAGTTGTGCTGCTTCGAATGCGTGAGCCTCAGCGCGTTTTTCGAGGTAACGGGAGCGCACGTATTCAGCGTTTCGCTGGGAAGCAGATGCACGTTCAATTTTGATCGTGAAGAACAGGAAGTTCAGTACCATATTCAATCACCTCCTCTCAAGTAAATGGTAAAAAATGGATGCTGGATGACGCAGAAAAGACCGCAAACTACGGCCTGCGGTCTTGGAGAGCACAAAGAAAAGGAAAGACCACAAGCTACAACGCCTGCGGTCTGGTATTTGACGAATAGAGAATGTCGAAGATACGAATGTAACTACAATTCGTCTGTCCAGGAGGCGCTGTGATATTTAGTTGTATCGAGCATAAGACGATCAGAAAAAGCGCTGAGAACAATCTGTACAGTCATCATCATCTTATTGCAGCCTCCTTTCATTCGAGTAGTAGTTGTAAATCTTATCCTTAGGATATGGGAATTATTTCTTGATGTAAAGAACTTTTTGCCCAAATGTAAAAAGAAATTAAATTCTGACAAATGACAGCTAGAAAACCCGACCTGATCTTCTGAAGTCGGGCTTTGGGCTGGCATCAGGGGCAACAGACACTTTTACATGGCATCATGCTGAAACGAAACAGCAAAATGGAAAGCGTGTATCCTTATGAACTCAATCGTAGATGGGAGCAGAAGAGTGATCCCAGCCGCCTTTGTCTCCCCCGACAGGTCCGCGGGATTCGAGCTCGCGGATGACCTTTACGTGCAAGGAAGCGCCCTCTGTGCTCAGATAGGCCGCGAGCTGGGAAAAGATATGGTGGTGGTACATCAGTTCGTTGAGTTCCCACCGGTCGAGCGGAAGCATCGTCAATTCGGACAATTCCCGTCCTATGTACATGCGTCTTCCTCCTTTTTTACGGAGATCCGTAGAGGCGATTCATCTGTGAGTGATCCTTTCCATTTGCTCGTTTAGTATGTCTAGGGAATCGGAGAACCAAACATTCGACCTGCCTGTAGCGGGTAGCGCAAGCGAGGGGGGAGTTGTATAATTAATTTCTGGTGTAAAAAGATCATCGTCGGTGTGTCAGGACATGTGAGATCGGGAGAGGTAAGCGAACTGACGGACAAGACAAAGTCGGGCAAAAGGTGTACAATAGTACAAGAAGGCAACGAAGGAGGCAACGTATGCTGATTCGTCCGTTTCGACTCGGTGACTATTCGGCTATTACAAGCATCTGGCGGGAAACCGGTTTGGACCAATCGGAGACGGAGTCGTTGAACGATTTGGCCCAACAATTGGCATGGGACAGCGATTTAGTGATGGTTGCAGAAAAAGATGGTAATGTGGTCGGGGTTGTCGTCGGCACGATTGATGGTTCCCGCGCCTTTTTTTACCGATTGGCCGTTTTACCAAGCGAACAAGGCACAGGCATAGGCAGACAACTGGTGGAAGCGATCGAGAAACGATTCAAGCAGCGAGGCGTTAATCGAGTACTGATCATGGTGAATCAGGATAATCCAGAAGTTCTGCCATTTTACCATTCGCTTGGCTATGAAATGCAAAAATATGTTACACTTTCCAAGAAGCTCTCTTCTTAAAGGAGGCTTGTCCCCGTTCAAATAGAGAAGAGAAGAAAGGGGAGAGCCATGCCGCCAACTCCAGGCTCCAATATCCGCATTGAAAGTTATAAACATGACCATTCGTTGCACCGCATATGGGACAAATCTACTCTGATTCATACCAGTGATGCGGTGGTGATTGGGGGAAACGATCGGGTCAAAGTGACAGAAGCAGACGGGCGGGAGTGGCGTACGCGCGAGCCGGCTATTTGTACGTTTGGTCGGGGTCAATGGTTCAATACCATTGCCATGATTCGTGACGACGGCATTTACTATTACTGCAACATTGGTTCACCATTCAGCCTGAAGGGGCAACTGCTGAGTTACATAGACTACGATCTGGATGTGAAGGTCTATCCTGACATGACGTACTCCATTCTTGACGAAGAGGAGTTCCTGTTGCACAGCAAACAGATGAATTACCCTCCTGTTGTTGTGGAACAGGTACAGACTGCTTTGCGTGAAGTGCTTGATTGGGTGCGTGCGCGTCGCGGACCGTTTCAAAATGGATTCGTTCAGCGTTGGTACGAGCGTTATCTTTTAGTACGAGATGATGAGGAATAATCCCTTTCCCGATTACCGGGGGAGGGATTTCCTTGTTCCAAAGGAGTGTATTGCGATTGAGCATAAGGCGTTACTTATCCTATGTCATGCCTTACTGGAAACAGATACTAGGCACGATCCTGATCGGGATCATCAAGTTTTCCA of Brevibacillus choshinensis contains these proteins:
- a CDS encoding metal-dependent hydrolase — translated: MDTATHFAMGFGLAGLAYLDPVVATTPGLAEAVMLGTVIGSQAPDLDGLIRLRGTAAYVRNHRGVSHSVPALFLWTGALFALIQAIMPQTSWLHLLGWIFLAVCLHVFVDLFNSYGTKGLYPFRDKWVALNAIFIFDPFIFAAHLVGFMLWAAGLEPGRLFLWIYVIIAFYYYWRIQAQKRTTELVRQRIGKAGVYTIIPTISWTHWTFVAKTEHHWYVGEIHSGDVIILDTFSIKPETEVIEAAKKSRKVQSFLSFTHHVHVETTERPFGYEVKWIDLRYRSRFQGKSHYMFVAVVYLGYDLEIRDSFVGWIHRGEDQLTKKMDPNRQLG
- the mutY gene encoding A/G-specific adenine glycosylase, translated to MAAKKVKELPYTLPEEFHVFGFSSDLLAWYDSQKRDLPWRINRDPYRVWVSEIMLQQTRVETVKPYYANFMEKFPTLGALAEAPEDEVLKAWEGLGYYSRARNLQAAAREVQARYGGIVPDTPEEIATLKGVGPYTAGAILSIAYEKPEPAVDGNVMRVFSRLLYLTDDIAKPATRIKIEHLVRQVIPAGRAGDFNQALMELGAMVCVPRSPQCLTCPVFDYCISRQEGVQEDLPIKGKAKPPRPVHLQVAVIMREGQVLINKRPETGLLAGMWEFPMVETDVSSPSAKQDILANGLYDRFAVEIEVLEPLGEVQHTFSHLHWSMQVWSCDWIAGNDLPPNAKFVSVDELDTYTFPMAHHKIREIMQQKSDLS
- a CDS encoding YrzI family small protein, whose product is MYIPMIFFSITIEKRKLTPEQQEAKYQQEQAIALWEEKKHQIAAQFPEYCIR
- a CDS encoding GNAT family N-acetyltransferase; protein product: MLIRPFRLGDYSAITSIWRETGLDQSETESLNDLAQQLAWDSDLVMVAEKDGNVVGVVVGTIDGSRAFFYRLAVLPSEQGTGIGRQLVEAIEKRFKQRGVNRVLIMVNQDNPEVLPFYHSLGYEMQKYVTLSKKLSS
- a CDS encoding DUF402 domain-containing protein translates to MPPTPGSNIRIESYKHDHSLHRIWDKSTLIHTSDAVVIGGNDRVKVTEADGREWRTREPAICTFGRGQWFNTIAMIRDDGIYYYCNIGSPFSLKGQLLSYIDYDLDVKVYPDMTYSILDEEEFLLHSKQMNYPPVVVEQVQTALREVLDWVRARRGPFQNGFVQRWYERYLLVRDDEE